The genomic region GGAGCACTACGACCCGCTGACCCCCCGGCAGACCGGCGTGACCGCCGCCCGGGACACCCAGGAGCGGAAGATGCCGCGCGGGATGGTCATCCGGCTCATCGCCTACCTGGTCGCCGGACACGTCATCGCCGCCTTCCTCTACATCCTGTTCGCCGTCGCCGGCGGCAATCAGTAGGTGAGTCTTCCGGGCGCCGGTACCGGCGTCCGTAGTGTGGCCGCATGGCGACGACCCTGCGGCATCCCAGGCCCGGATACACGTGGGACTGGTGGGCGGTCGACGCCGCGGGCTTTCTCGTGCAGTTCAGCCATGGGCCGGCGCCCGAGCACCTGCCGGCACACCTGGACCGGGTGGACGCGGCCGCCGCGTGGGCGGAGGAGAACCGACCCGCGTGGTTCGGCCGTGACTCCGTGCCGCTGCACGCGTTCGACTGCAACGGTGAATCGCCGGCCTACACCCGGCACGGCGTTCCGGACTCGCCGCTCCGGCTGTGCGACGCGCCTGCGGTCGTCGCCGAGGTCGCGATCCTGGTCGAACTGGAACGGGCGGTCGGCGACGCCTGGACGCTCTGCCTCGACGAGGGATGGATCCGGGATGCCCGGCCCGGGACGCCCGGCCGCCCGGCCCGCCCCCGACGTCCCTGACCGGGCCTACGCCTCGTCCAGCAGGCGTCCGCGCAGCCGCTCCCGGGTCTCCCCGGAGAGCCCCAGTCCCTCGGAGAAGTAGCGCTCCGTGGTGCCCCAGTGCTCCTCGATGGTGGCGAAGGCGGCGTCCAGGTAGTCGATGTCCGCTCCGAAGAGCGGGTTGAGCAGGCTCATCACCTCGGTGGAGACCACCGGGTCCGCGCTGTCGCCGCGCCGCAGCCGGTAGCGGCGATGGGCGTCGTTGGACTTGAGGTAGTCCGCCGCGATCGCCTCGCGCTCCACCCCGACCGCCAGCAGGGTCACCGCCATCGTCAGGCCCGCCCGGTCCTTGCCCGCGGCGCAGTGCATCAGCGCCGGCACGCTGTCCTCCGCCAAGGCGTGCAGTACCCGGCTGTGCTCGGCCGTGCGGTCGGTGATGATCGAGCGGTACGAGGCGAGCATGCGCTCCGTGCCCTTGCCGTCGGCGAGC from Streptomyces sp. NBC_00102 harbors:
- a CDS encoding DUF6126 family protein is translated as MSDSEHYDPLTPRQTGVTAARDTQERKMPRGMVIRLIAYLVAGHVIAAFLYILFAVAGGNQ
- a CDS encoding tyrosine-protein phosphatase translates to MTQVPQFSPAEPELSGVRNFRDVGGLPTTDGRRVRSGRLFRSGHLASATAEDAAFLGRLGLHTVFDFRNSADQKLDGYDVELPGVRNVRIPLSDPADGAGFWRLVREGDIAQLRSLLADGKGTERMLASYRSIITDRTAEHSRVLHALAEDSVPALMHCAAGKDRAGLTMAVTLLAVGVEREAIAADYLKSNDAHRRYRLRRGDSADPVVSTEVMSLLNPLFGADIDYLDAAFATIEEHWGTTERYFSEGLGLSGETRERLRGRLLDEA